In Rissa tridactyla isolate bRisTri1 chromosome 21, bRisTri1.patW.cur.20221130, whole genome shotgun sequence, the genomic window TGTTTGCTACAAACAGCAGCATTAGCAGAGTTGTTATGGCTCCTGAATAGAGAATATTTAGATTTAGCACTGTTTGCATGGCTTTCGCACTTTATCACGTTTCTACAGTTGATGACATTCAGACTGTTAACATCACTTTTTGGAAATCAAATACTTGAAAGAAATTGATGTCATAAGTCGCATTTCTGCAACACAGTAGCGTGTTCTGAGGTCTTGATGCACGATTTGCTCGCCCCAGCAGAGAATGCTGAGCTGCCGAGCCCTGCCAGTACAAACTGCCGCGACCACGTTCTGCATCAGGAGGTTGTGTCTGTTCTGAATCGCAGAGATAAAAAGCTGCTTCTGTTGTGCATACAATGGAAGCCCGTGTAGGAGGAATATCGAGTTTTGATTGCAAAGGTGAAAATAAGACTTCTACTGTAGAAGGacaggcttgttttgttttggtttcaccccctcctgccctcccctggaaaacttcagaaaacaaacaagcgTGAACCTTGTTCTGTGCTTATGTTCTCCGTTTATTTGTAAACTTACTGTTTGAGTCTGTTGGACTGAATAGTCTTTTAGCCAGTTCTGAAAATATGTCGTTCTTATCTCGGAGGTTCAGCCAGACTCCGAGAAAAAGGCGTTTATTCTTGGTTACCAGGGTTGGgctttgtttttgtgtttaaGAGTTTCTGGAAAGGCGTGTCTCTTACAGTGCACTGTATTTTTGGGTTGATAGGACGCAGAGTAGTGGAACTTAGTAGGATATATCTAATGGCCTCTAGTCACCATTGATAAGGACTGACTTCTACAGGAAATGCCTGTTTTCTGGGGCTTGTGAGGAAGAGCTATCATTTCAAGGCAGCAGCAACAAACAGACTCTTAAGAGTCGTGTGTAGTTGTTTTTGGCCAGAACATTCACTTCCCTTACTTACTGACTGTGCCGAGATGTTGGGATTGTGTGTAACTAAAAAGGAATTTGGTTTTATTGCTGTGGATCTGcaggtttatttatatttttttgtttgattcctGTGTAGTTATTTTGGTTTTCAGGGATTTAGTTTGGCATGTGTCtcaaatctttatttttagattaaagggcaaaatggaaaacagatgttGCTACTCTAGTCGTGGCTTCTGCAGTGTTGCACAGGATAAGACGACACCTCTCTGCTGTCTGTCGGCATGGAGCGTCAGTCAGTAGAAAAGGGGAATAACTGCTGCTGTAGTATGAAACTGAACTCCAGGGAGTTCAGCATATACTAAACTGTAAAAATGACAAGcttgaaaaatttcttttctcaCCTTTTATGCATTCCTTTcagatgtaaatattttaacatatggCAATAAGAGTCAGTGGTTATAGACTACTGATGACAAAGTTGGTGTAAGAGATATTCTCGATTACTCAAAGCTTCCAAGACTGTCTTAAGATAGTTGTGCAGCTATTGTGATTTCAGAGGGAGTTGTggatatgattatttttttccccttcaaagaaaaaacatcaattttttttttttttaaagtatggttTATCTTGTCTCGCTCTGTCATCCTTTCACTCCTGGTGCAGCTTGGTTACACCAGCCTTATGTCACTTGCCGTCATTTCTTTGTCTTCCTTCGGCACGCTTGTATTCGCAATATTCCTGACACTTCTCTGCTCATTCATGTTCTGTCGCATGTTTCAGACAGGTGCAGGTTGCATCTGTCCTTGGTTGTGTTTGCTGCACCCACGTTTAAAGCTAAACATAGCTGTTCCCCCGGCTGTTTGCTGACTACATGCATACTAGTAGGGATAGGTATTGTGTCCTTGTTTGAGCGTTTGACTATATAGGGTTTACCCTTTATGGACTTAAAAATACACCACATTTGTGCAAGTGCTTGTTTCAGTAAGTTGCATTTGTGTACCTTTCTGTAACCATGCTTGGAACTTGAGTTAGTTTAGGTCCAGCATTTTATATTTGTTCCTGATAGAAATGCAAAACCTATTGATGTTACTGTTTTTGTTTTATGTggtattgattttatttttaccctGTGCTTGAAAAGAGAAGAGTaaagcttgcttttctttttcccatatgTAGGTTTCTAGCAACAAACTTGCAATGAAGGATCACCCTCTGACTGGAAGTCAGGTCAAAGTGGAGCAATTATTTGAGGACTCTGGCAACAGAAGGAGTAGCACTCTTCAGTCTGCAGGCATCGCTGGTTCAGAAAGATCTCTTCCTTCCCTGACAAAAGATAAAAGCTTAGAGAGCATAAGCACTTCTAAAGGTGGTGGTAGTTCCTCAAAAGCTCATAAGGCCATTTCCCAAGCTCCAGAGCAAGCTGTCAAACAGTACAAACATCAGTTATCTGCTTATGAGCAGCAAGAGATACTTAGTTTTTCTGAAATTTACTTTGTGGGTCCGGCTGCAAAAAAGAGGCAAGGAGTGATCGGTGGTCCCAACAATGGGGGTTATGATGACGACCAAGGCAGCTACATTCACGTGCCCCATGACCATCTTGCTTACCGGTATGAAGTACTCAAAATCATTGGCAAGGGCAGTTTTGGACAAGTTGCTAAAGTCTATGATCACAAACTCCACCAACACTTAGCCTTAAAGATGGTTCGCAATGAAAAGAGATTCCATCGccaagcagcagaagaaatccGGATTCTGGAGCATCTGAAGAAGCAGGATAAAACGGGCAGTATGAATGTTATTCACATGCTGGAGAGCTTCACCTTTCGGAATCACATCTGTATGACCTTTGAACTCTTGAGTATGAACCTGTATGAGCTGATTAAAAGAAATAAGTTTCAGGGCTTCAGTATCCAACTGGTACGCAAGTTTGCTCACTCTATATTGCAGTGTTTGGATGCTctgtacagaaataaaatcatacaCTGTGACTTGAAGCCAGAAAATATCCTTCTAAAACAGCAAGGGAGGAGTGGAATCAAGGTTATAGATTTTGGGTCCAGCTGTTTTGAGCACCAAAGAGTCTACACGTATATTCAGTCTCGATTTTATCGGGCGCCAGAGGTAATTCTGGGAAGTCGCTATGGGATGCCCATAGACATGTGGAGTTTTGGCTGTATTCTGGTGGAACTATTGACTGGATACCCTCTTTTTCCTGGAGAGGATGAGGGAGACCAGCTGGCTTGTATGATGGAGCTTCTTGGGATGCCGCCTCAGAAGCTTTTGGATCAATCCAAGCGAGCCAAGAATTTCATCAACTCTAAGGGTCATCCTCGCTACTGCACTGTAACTACACACGCAGATGGAAGAGTGACCCTTAATGGGAGTCGATCCCGCCGGGGTAAAATACGAGGTGCTCCAGGGAACAAAGACTGGGTGACGGCGCTGAAAGGCTGCGATGATCCCTTGTTTATAGAGTTCTTAAAAGAATGTCTCAGCTGGGATCCTTCCACACGCATGACTCCGGGTCAAGCTTTAAGGCACCCTTGGATTTGTAAACGAACGCCCAAACCACCCAGCACTGATAAAACCTCCAGTAAACGGATTTCTAGCTATACAAGTTCTTTCACAGGAATAGGTTCCAAGTTGCCTCCTGTAGTTGGAGTAGCCAACAAGCTGAGGGCTAATTTAACATCCGACTCCAATGGCAGCATACCTCTATGTACTGTGCTACCCAAACTGGTCAGCTAATAGAGAATAACGTATTTCCAGAATGCATACCTtgtattttaattgtttgttaATAATGTGTAAGGAAGTTAAATGCAGAGGTTTTTAATGGATTTACTTTTTATTAGAGGCTAAATCTTGAATATAAAAATTTCAGTCAAAATGTACACATTTAAAGGGCTAACTTTTATCCAATTGTTTCACTCACAATATGGTGCATATTACATTACCGGGTAGGGCAGCTCAGCTGTTGAGTAACATGACAGTTTGGCAGACGTGCTATTTAATAATGCTGTTTTAGAAATCAAACTATTTCTTATCAGGACGGTTTAACAGATTCTTTTGCTTAAGACAGCAAGGGAAATTGATTTAAAATACGTATTTTCAGTTAATCTCCAACTGAATGCTTTTTATTCTGGGGAGAGTTTTTACATCTATTGTCAAAAGCACAAATGTGTTAATGTAACGCATTAGGAACTTACTTCCAAATTGCTAACTTAtgtttgaagaattttatttctctgcaccGCTTTTCCCTTATCTATcctggctgagatttttaaaaataccatgggATGTAGACACCAAAGGAATTTGGTGGTGAAATTTTATcgtctgaatttctttttctttttttccaaaggagcGTAGAAATGCTGTGGAACACAGGTTATATCTAAATAAAACTACCAACTTCTGTACACTTGCTATTTCCCTTAAAAGTCTATGGAAAGCTGGTGGGGGAATTTGAGATCAGGATGGGCCCATTGCAAGTGTGGGCCAGTTTTTTCAGGGCTAATGAGTAAAGTATGTCTTTCTTTGGAGTTCAAATTTAAATCTTAAGGCCCAGGACTGTAACTAGAAAATAGAGGGGGGCGCACGCACATGCCTAATAATTGGAAGTATGTCCTAAAATCCAAGCATAATCTGTGAAATATCAGGGAAGACATGAGGTGCAAAAACCGGTGGATCCAAATCAAATTTCGTTATGGGAAGAATTGCTTTATTTCTAATGGAATTCCTTCAGGTCTTTGTGAGAGAGATGCCTACGTTTTCTCATTCTTAAACTGTATGAGtttgtatttcctcttcctttatcTTCCAAGAACATGAAAAGGTGGAATGACCTGTAGTGACAACAGCACAACTTGTTCGGGTTGTTACTGCTTGCAGCCACGTGGCCCGCGTCCATTTACAAAAACATCTGATCTCTTGCCAGGTGGCTGAAcacaattttaaatacaatttagaCCTTTTATGAACAGAAGGTTTTAAATTTAATGAGTTTCTCTGTAGCAGgtttttaatgttaaaacaaGGAGACTCTCAGTATACAAACAAAGGAATTATCAGGGTGCTTTTAAAGATAAGGTGAGCACATGTTGAATTGAAGACCCTCCCTCTGAGAAGATGGGGCTGCGTTTTCTCTGCTCCGTTTAATTACAGCACTGGTGAAATGCTGGGTGGAAGCCTGTATaaacaaaaaagtcaaaaagACAGAGCCAAAGCTCCAAACTTTCCAGGACTGTTGTTTAAACTGAGGTTCTCGTGTATGTAGCTTTTCTGAGTTCTTTTGTTTTACAAGTGTAAATCCAATAAGCTtagtaataatattaaaataacagtCTAGCCTTTATCTGTGCAGCTACAAGTGACACCAGTGTGTATGGTGTGGTCATGGTTCACTTAATAATGCATGGCTGGTATTTTTTATTTGGCTTGGCTGGGTGAGGTTTTATTTGGATGGAGTCAGGGAAGTGGATTTAAGGGGGAAGCGGCAGAAGATACACCGATTTTAGTAGAATCTCTAATAGATGCAGCACGTTTTCAGAAGCCAGGAAcattcttcttcctcctctggcCTTTACTCTATgcatttttttacaaaatgtacCTGGTgagtgaggagaaaggagcaatAGCTTGTTAGGGAAGATGCATAGAAAAGCACTTTCTATAGAGACTGTAAAGTGATGGTAGTGCCTGGAGCCTGGCAGAAGACAGTGGAGCGTTGGCGCGCTAGGAGCTGTACAAACAGCTCTGCTCTTAGGAACACAGAGCAGTGTCTTGGTTCTAACCCATTTTCATCTATGAAATACCAAATGTAGAATAATCGTTCTGTGACTCCCGGGAGCTGGTTACCATGAGGTAACTGGTGATGTAACAGCCCCTGGTGCACACACAGTCATCTCACTTCAGGCTGGTGCTGTAAAGCTGCAGGTGGAGTAATTAGCTGGCAAGAACATTGCTTTTTATCTAGAAAAAGGCTTCAGCACGCCCTGACTGCACAAGTGCCCGTTGTGAATTGTGTATGTGTAAGACTGGATGTTGCTTAATTTGGGACtactatattttaaaatcaagtgcATAGTTAACTGTCTTCCTAATTTGGGGCTCTCGTCTATATAGCCATAGTaggtgagaaggaaaggaagcagcCTCAGAAGGTTTTTGCTGTATTGAAAAGGACTTCATAACCCAGGGAGTGCAGCTGAGAATATCTTGGTCTTGAATGTTTGCTTCCAGTGAACAGTGTGACGCAGTATTCCCAAACTGAGAGAGACGTCCAGGTGAGCTAATAAATCTCCTGAGTGAGAGAGAGCTGAGGAATTGTCCCTGCAAACGCTTGTTGAGTTCCCTGTGAATTGGCGCAGGGGATGCCCGGAGCCGCGCGTCGGGGGCTGGAGCACGGGCTGCGTCCTCGGACGGTGTCAGTCGTAACGGGACGGTGACAGTCGCTCTTTCACTGAGATGCAGTTGAGTCACGGATTCACATTTTGTTTTTTGGAAAGCTAAACACCAGTGAGGTCTGAAATCACCAGAAGTCCATCACTTTCATTAGTTGGGATACTGGTTAGAATGTTAAAAGTTGTCTCAAACTAACCTTGTCTAAATAGATTATCAGAACAGCTTTTGTGTTTGTGGTAACTCTTTGCTTTGCAAGTTTGTTAATCTGCCAGCACTGGTGATGTTCCGCTGGAACTTCAGTCACGTTCTCGGAAGTTGGCACAAAACAAATGCAGATTGCTTGGGTTTACAGCAAAACAGGCATCGCGTTTATAAAACTCACCCAAAGTTGTTTAAAAACGTTCCTTGCAACGTTCCCTCTGTTTTACTACACTGTTAGTCTCTGTATTGTAAATAACACGCTCTGTTTATCGTCTGCATTTTTAGGTGTTTGGTTTAGCGATATTTTTCTGTAAACGAATGACAAGGCCTGAGCGTGTATCTGTCAGCTGTCACATCGCTTTTACACTGGGGTCCAAATATCATCTGCCTGCCTGAGTTGCAAAgagaaacttgtttttatttggaCCCAGTGGGACGGTGAGTGATTCTTCTTCACAGCGGAACGTGGTGCCACCCAGGCTGCCTTTAGATCTTGACAGGTTTGACCTTACTAACGCCAACTGCTGCTCGTGACGCCTGTTTCACAGCAGCGACCTGATTTTAGAGATCTACCAGGTACAACAGATACTCTTCACTGGAGTTTTTTACCCTTCCCGCCCAGCTTGAATAGGAGCTCAGCTGTCTGGTGACCTGAGAACCCAGAACAGACTGACTGGAAGGCTTTAAGGTGACTTTTGTGGAAGAGTGGCTGTGTTGCTCAATCTGAAATTGTTTACAACCGTTGTGACCCGTTAGGACTTTCATGCAGTTGGAAACCTTTTAAGCAGCTATTTATCAGTAGCAGTTCTTTGCCATGGTCATCCTCTTTAAAACTACCTCCGAAATAAACCTCGGGTCCTTTTTAAAGGGATATTCACTGCAGACTAcggctctcctttttttttttccttgtttaattcTAAACAAGAATTGGCCGTGAAACGTATACATGATGATCTCAGCAATGTCTTGCTAATCCTGGCCATAGAAGCAAAAAGGCTGATTCCGCACCCAGAGATCTCTGCTGAAATGATTGATACAAATCCCCTGCCTGCCAAAGTGTAATGCTGTTGGGGAAACGGAGAGCCAAAATCCTATGGAAAGATCTGCGGAACTTCTCTGCAGTTCCCAGCTGAGATTCAAAACAAACTGCGCTGAAAGTCTTGTTCTCAATGAAAAAACCTGCAGCTTTGGCACGTGCTCGTCGAGCACTCGGAGCTGTGGGTACCTGGCAGCTTTGAAAATTGGACATCATGCTTTTATACTTAGTGCTTATCACGGATaccacttgattttttttattattttttttaatattaatttgatAAGGGTTTGGGGAAATGTATACGCTTCATACTTCCCATAGAAGGGCCACTATGTGTTCTAAAACTCCACTGATATCGTAGCGTTATTTAACTCCCCCTGTAACATGTGAAATCCTGGGGGGTGAGAGCAGTCTTGGGTAGGTGAACGTTGTCCCTGTGCTTGGAAGGTGACTTTAATCCAAACGCGGTTCTTCGGCCGGGCTAAACGGGTGGGTGAAGTCCCTGCTGCGGAAAGGACCAGCCCTGTTCCCTACACACAGCACTGTGCCTTATTATTTTACCAGCCTACATCTGTCTCGGTGCAATCAAATTACTCTTCAGGGTTTCTTACACATCGCAGATGTTCCTACTCAATGTCAGTGTCGAAAGAATGTACAGGTTAgcctttttattataaatattgtGATGAGGTGTACCACGGTGGAGAATGTAGAAGACATTTAAGGTGCATGTGAATATAACTCTCTGTGAAGGAACGCTTTGGAAATAAGTCAGTCTCAAACGATGTATCTAAATGTAATGAACAGATATTTCCTAAAGTTGTATTTcggttcatttttaaaagaaaataaatacataattttctttaGCAACAGACTGTGCAAATTCCTAAAAGAAgtacttgatttaaaaaaaaaaaaaaaaaaaaaaaaaaaagaaaaaaaaagggaaaaaaagtatgaatTATTTCCAGATGGTGTAACGTACCTTGCATTGCCAGACACTGCCTTCTGTGGCATCTGACTAGAGAGGAGTAGAAAATCTTCAGGCTTTATGTGGATAGGTGATTTCAGCGTGTCTCTGCTAAACGTGATGGATGCTCTGATCTGACAAATGTTCCTCTCGTTAACGGTGCTGTAATTAGAACATAGCGAAGTTTTGCCGTGACATTCTTCAGTTGTCACTTTCTTATTCAGCCACTAGAGATCTTTTTAAAGCCCAGAATCCTGCTTATCCCTAGGCTGAAAGGAGAAATCCAGTAATAGCCACTTAAGGAAGATTTGCTTTTATTAGAAACCTATAAATGGGTAACCTACTGTACACAAGTGGATATTGGAATAGTTGGAAGATGAAACCACGTGGCAATAACAAGGTCTCTAGCTGTGACCTACGTGATTAAACGACGCATGTGACATGCGgaaagtttgcagataacaccgagtgcgttttttccttccttcttttaatATGGGTGAATGACAAAGGTTTGATTGAAAAACGTTTACGGTCTGAGAACAGTAAGAAAACACGTACATGCAGAGATTTACGTGTTCTTTGAATGTCTATGGTGTATGTGTATACGGACGCGTAACTACGTAGCCTGCAGGCACAGTGCGCCGGTACTGATTGTCATGGGACAGTCTCTGGGTGAGGATTTTGTACGCCCAAGTGGCATTTTCCCGGGCGCAGcacctcatttgaaaaaaatacaggcttATTTTGCCATGCTGTGATGCTTGTGGATGTAAATGACGAGGTTCTGTGTCACCAGTTGTGCCGTTCGGAGCTGCAGGGTGTGTAACGTGAGGGGCTGCTTAACGCCAGCTAAGGAAGGGGGGGTTGGGTACTAAAGCTGTGTCACATCGTCCCGCCTGTCCCAGTTATGCCCAGGGATGTCAATATAAAATCTGCGTCTCCCCAGAGAGTCAGACTGTGGGGCAGAAGCCTGGAGTCTGGCCCGTTGATGCTCATATGGTATATTGCAGCCATTATTAATTATTTCCATACGTTAATTAATGTGGTTTCTTGAAGGAAAAATTAATCGGGAGGTTCTCGAATCATTTTGAcaggcagaagaggaagagattTGCTCGCATTTAGCAATATTCCTTCTGGTTCACTGGGTTTAACTTTCCAGCCTTTGCATGGTAAGCGGGCGATGCCGCTCCACGTAGCAGGGTCATGTAGCACAAAGCGCTTCAAAAAGCAGCGGAGTTGTTTAAAAAGCGAGTTGTTGCTTAGCACAGATTTGTCCAGCTTAATTTCTGCCTACTGATACTTTAAAGACCCAggctgagggctttttttttttttttttttttttttaagctgcctaTCTAATTTAAATTTGTAAGCCCAGGCTTTCCAATGGTGGCTAAATGCTTTGGAGCTTCAGGTGTGGGTCTTCTCCTTGATGTTTAAAGGGacctgatttttctgaaaataagcgCCAGGAATTTCCTAGGGCCATTCCGAAGGGCCTTAAAATTACCAGACTGAAAAGTTTGGATGTATTTTCTAGCGACAGCAGTGGTATAAAAGCCTAAGGGTGCCTGGGCTGGATGATGCCATTCTCCCTTCCAGAGCAGAGCTGCCCTTGTCCCTGCCGTGTCCACAGCGGCTCTTGGGCTAAATCTGCTGAGAGTCCCTATGCCCGCCCGGCCGGAACGACGGGGAAGGATGTTTGTCACCTTTCTCTGGAAGAGGTGAGGCTGCGGTGTGTCCAGCGACAGGAACCTGTTGGAGCTACTTGCCTGGTCTGAGCTCCATCTCCTGCTTGCGTTGCCCACGATGAGTTGCCCAGGAGGCTCTTTGGGTGGCCCGCGAGTCACCTGTCTGCTGGAAGGGACGGTATCAATGAGACACACTGGATGCGGAATCTTTCGGAGCTCTGATTTCcattcttacacacacacacgctgttcTTAGGGGTGTGGGGCAGCATGTGACTCAAGGTTTTGTGGACCAAAGAGGTGAATTTTGCCCATAATTAGGTTTTCTTTAAGCATCAGCTAGCGAGCTAGTGCTAGTCTTTGTGTGATTCATCTAATCCTTTTTATAAACTAAGTTCTTTGCTGCCCAGACGATGAATGGATGGTAGACAGcgttgggtttgttttctttcctcttgtcaAATTAGCCGAACAGCCTTTACAAACGCTTTTTGGGACGGCCACGTGCACAGGTGCCCAGAAACGTCTCTCCTCTGGAGGTTGTTGTCTTCTCCTCATGGGAATGCACATCCTTTGATTGAAGCACATACGATGTATGCGAAATGTTTTCCCGTGGTACCACCTCTGTCTCGCCCCAGAGTTTATACAGACGTAATAAACGTGTGGGGACGTTCCTGGTGCAGCGGCAGACGGCTGTGAAACCTCAACTGCTGTCCTTCGTCTCAGTGGTCCGGCCCGAACCACCACAGCGTATATGGAGTCGAAGGGGGTTTTGGGGTCTGGCTCTCGGCTCCGGTGGGGAGATGGGGCCGTCGGCAGGAGCACGATGCAGCATCTCGCTCGCCGCGGGGTGTGAATGAACTGTCATTTCTTTGCGTTCCTCCTGCGGGCTCGGAAACGCTGATGCTCGGCTTCGCAAGCGGAGGAGAGGTGTATGGGAGAGAATTGTTTTCCTGGGCGAGGGGGTTGTAGGGAGGAAGGCAGAGACCGTGATTATAATAATTAAGTGTAATTAAGCATAGCTGAGAGTGGATTGAAAGAAATAAAGCGCATGCCTGATTAGCCCACGGAATTTTCTGTTGGAGGCTGCCGTAGAGACCAGTgacattgtttttaaaacaggttGGATTTAATACGAAGTTCTTCACAATTTTAATTGTGTGGTGGGAATAGCTCGGATGCGCTGCGTTCCAGCAGGTGCTGC contains:
- the DYRK3 gene encoding dual specificity tyrosine-phosphorylation-regulated kinase 3 isoform X1, which codes for MLLGRKPEATLGAARFGDGLYDSYMRIDQIRYQESTNEERSPSGLPSLGRSNVSSNKLAMKDHPLTGSQVKVEQLFEDSGNRRSSTLQSAGIAGSERSLPSLTKDKSLESISTSKGGGSSSKAHKAISQAPEQAVKQYKHQLSAYEQQEILSFSEIYFVGPAAKKRQGVIGGPNNGGYDDDQGSYIHVPHDHLAYRYEVLKIIGKGSFGQVAKVYDHKLHQHLALKMVRNEKRFHRQAAEEIRILEHLKKQDKTGSMNVIHMLESFTFRNHICMTFELLSMNLYELIKRNKFQGFSIQLVRKFAHSILQCLDALYRNKIIHCDLKPENILLKQQGRSGIKVIDFGSSCFEHQRVYTYIQSRFYRAPEVILGSRYGMPIDMWSFGCILVELLTGYPLFPGEDEGDQLACMMELLGMPPQKLLDQSKRAKNFINSKGHPRYCTVTTHADGRVTLNGSRSRRGKIRGAPGNKDWVTALKGCDDPLFIEFLKECLSWDPSTRMTPGQALRHPWICKRTPKPPSTDKTSSKRISSYTSSFTGIGSKLPPVVGVANKLRANLTSDSNGSIPLCTVLPKLVS
- the DYRK3 gene encoding dual specificity tyrosine-phosphorylation-regulated kinase 3 isoform X2, which produces MGAAPPCRRHAAGQEAGGDPRCRFGDGLYDSYMRIDQIRYQESTNEERSPSGLPSLGRSNVSSNKLAMKDHPLTGSQVKVEQLFEDSGNRRSSTLQSAGIAGSERSLPSLTKDKSLESISTSKGGGSSSKAHKAISQAPEQAVKQYKHQLSAYEQQEILSFSEIYFVGPAAKKRQGVIGGPNNGGYDDDQGSYIHVPHDHLAYRYEVLKIIGKGSFGQVAKVYDHKLHQHLALKMVRNEKRFHRQAAEEIRILEHLKKQDKTGSMNVIHMLESFTFRNHICMTFELLSMNLYELIKRNKFQGFSIQLVRKFAHSILQCLDALYRNKIIHCDLKPENILLKQQGRSGIKVIDFGSSCFEHQRVYTYIQSRFYRAPEVILGSRYGMPIDMWSFGCILVELLTGYPLFPGEDEGDQLACMMELLGMPPQKLLDQSKRAKNFINSKGHPRYCTVTTHADGRVTLNGSRSRRGKIRGAPGNKDWVTALKGCDDPLFIEFLKECLSWDPSTRMTPGQALRHPWICKRTPKPPSTDKTSSKRISSYTSSFTGIGSKLPPVVGVANKLRANLTSDSNGSIPLCTVLPKLVS